A window from Dromaius novaehollandiae isolate bDroNov1 chromosome 37, bDroNov1.hap1, whole genome shotgun sequence encodes these proteins:
- the WNK3 gene encoding serine/threonine-protein kinase WNK3 isoform X4 codes for MATDSGEPGGGGGTEQPRAASPEAPAAAAPERKRFFRKSVELVEEEQQRAAVVERGPEARGDGGGGREKAKQDIEEEAEMKAVATSPGGRFLKFDIELGRGAFKTVFKGFDTDTWVEVAWCELQDRKLTKAEQQRFKEEAEMLKGLQHPNIVRFYDSWESTLKGKKCIVLVTELMTSGTLKTYLKRFKVMKPKVLRSWCRQILKGLHFLHTRTPPIIHRDLKCDNIFITGPTGSVKIGDLGLATLMRTSFAKSVIGTPEFMAPEMYEERYDESVDVYAFGMCMLEMGTSEYPYSECQNAAQIYRKVTSGIKPASFNKVTDPEVKEIIEGCIRQNKAERLSIRDLLNHAFFAEDTGLRVELAEDDGGRDSSLALRLWVEDPKKLKGKHKDNEAIEFSFNLDADVPEEVAYEMVKSGFFHESDSKAVAKSIRDRLALVRKTRERRQADERRDPPGRGVPGGPESEDTEVDQHVRQQLLQQGLGHAAADGLSENSTVPDTSALATAEPPGPAECLYLPPLAGCYQGLPNLGCPPPVALPPTCVSPRQHPPLGHLEPQAAFGAEGPAPEPAPAPQPAPAAAAASPPRGPPEPSATDEPGPNAALPRQSSRSGPPMAVAQLPPAASGPGPAVQPQAAATMQPSAVVQPMDSAQPQAVPAMQPIAAMQPAAAMQPQTVPGMQQVAAMQPQTVAAMQPPPPAQPAVPMQPQTIPTMQQVTAMQPQPLPVMTQVAVMQPQPLPVMQPSAVMQPQAFSGMQQVTAMQPQTLPGMQPVPPMQPQTVAGMQPSAVMQPQTIPEMQQVAAMQPAATLQPQTVPVMQPVPPMQPIPTMQTVPAMQPQTVPAMQPIPAMQPQTLPAMQPAPPVQPIPTMQPQAVPGLQQVTAMQPQTLPELQLVAAMQPAAAMPPASGMQPVPTVCPPPALPFAALSEGALPEQEPPGDCVGPTPEPPGFAAFPGYPPEPVAFLQPGYVPWSLASAMAAPHPGQEAAQASQPEQPAAAAAKPEAASGPDGAAAPGGHEPAGSKAERGRQRRASCPRPDKGARFQLTVLQVSAPGDNTVECQLETHDSKMVTFKFDADGDAPEDIADYMVEDNFVLEGEREKFVEELQAIVAQAREILRGPPSAAPQAGLPEPAQSAPASGEGAPQSSPVGRWRFCINQTIRNREAAGPPAPSRGPEEPALSRPSPEPLSARAAETEAPGGPEPSVPRGSQPDVLRGPETFLPRSLETSVPRSLEPDVPQALETSIPQGLEMFMPRGSEPDIPQGPETSVLRGPETSMPQVWRHPSLTVWKCSSPKFRRCPYPKSQSHLCPKIQSRMSHKPQRRPCCERWSQRPPQPGSRRRCRGRSWRRQTARARQSGASPTPASGRWTRSCGRCCTQSTAVARASGTAPASSRLPPPPPQRASAAPLGATSRCHQREPRAAPPPPLHRHRRHAPEPRAHRQQEVVAVPARRAEEPAGTQAALGSPPGGSGSDSEASAAPPGGPWCPGSGAHSPSSPMSSDGDSELEDEDLQAELQQLREKHIQEVVTLRAQQDQELQELYTRLRALRDARGEPGEAGLPPASPRRPRALKSKARGRLPAPGPDTSSASTERSGGSFAPVPPSSCTSDSQRPSSSRDPAPPEPRRAAPATKKGLFTDDFHRLVDEWARETAGTPGPKPSLNQLRQSRGRPEPDTRARTAEGASSWVSTLAQLRGALPPALAFTGTPPPPPGLPPCGPFPPRWAPAPPPGSLGPVLHGASCPVPPGPK; via the exons ATGGCCACTGACTCCGGGGAGCCTGGTGGTGGCGGCGGCACGGAGCAGCCCCGAGCAGCCTCCCCGGaggctcctgccgccgccgctccaGAGAGGAAGCGTTTCTTCCGCAAGAGCGTGGAACTggtggaggaggagcagcagcgcGCGGCGGTGGTGGAGCGGGGCCCAGAGGCGcggggcgacggcggcggcggccgggagaaGGCCAAGCAGGACATCGAGGAGGAGGCGGAGATGAAGGCAGTAGCCACCTCGCCAGGCGGCCGCTTCCTCAAGTTCGACATCGAGCTGGGCCGTGGCGCTTTCAAGACCGTCTTCAAGGGCTTCGACACCGACACCTGGGTGGAGGTGGCCTGGTGTGAGCTCCAG GACCGGAAACTGACCAAGGCTGAGCAGCAGCGCTTCAAGGAGGAGGCCGAGATGCTCAAGGGGCTGCAGCACCCCAACATCGTCCGCTTCTACGACTCCTGGGAGTCCACGCTCAAGGGCAAAAAGTGCATCGTCCTTGTCACCGAGCTCATGACGTCCGGCACCCTCAAGAC gTACCTGAAGCGCTTCAAGGTGATGAAGCCCAAGGTGCTGCGGAGCTGGTGCCGGCAGATCCTCAAGGGACTGCACTTCCTGCACACCCGCACGCCACCCATCATCCACCGCGACCTCAAGTGCGACAACATTTTCATCACCGGCCCCACCGGCTCCGTCAAGATCGGCGACCTGGGCCTGGCCACCCTTATGCGCACCTCCTTTGCCAAGAGCGTCATCG GTACCCCCGAGTTCATGGCGCCAGAGATGTACGAGGAGCGCTACGATGAGTCGGTGGACGTCTACGCCTTCGGCATGTGCATGCTGGAGATGGGCACCTCCGAGTACCCATACTCCGAGTGCCAGAACGCTGCCCAGATCTACCGCAAAGTGACCAGT GGCATCAAGCCAGCCAGCTTCAACAAGGTGACGGACCCAGAGGTGAAGGAGATCATCGAGGGCTGCATCCGGCAGAACAAGGCAGAGAG GCTCTCCATCCGCGACCTGCTGAACCACGCGTTCTTCGCCGAGGACACGGGCCTGCGCGTGGAGCTGGCGGAGGACGACGGGGGCCGTGACTCCTCGCTGGCGTTGCGCCTGTGGGTGGAGGACCCCAAGAAGCTGAAGGGGAAGCACAAGGACAATGAGGCCATTGAGTTCAGCTTCAACCTGGACGCCGACGTCCCCGAGGAGGTGGCCTATGAGATG GTGAAATCCGGCTTCTTCCACGAGAGCGACTCGAAGGCGGTGGCCAAATCCATCCGAGACCGGCTGGCGCTGGTGAGGAAGACGCGGGAGCGGAGGCAGGCCGACGAGCGGCGGgacccgccgggccggggggtgcCCGGCGGCCCTGAGAGCGAGGACACTGAGGTGGACCAGCACGtgcggcagcagctgctgcagcagggcctAGGCCACGCCGCCG CCGACGGCCTCTCCGAGAACAGCACCGTCCCCGACACCTCTGCTCTCGCCACTGCGGAGCCACCGGGTCCAGCTGAGTGCCTCTACCTGCCACCGCTTGCCGGGTGCTACCAGGGG CTGCCGAACCTGGGCTGCCCCCCGCCAGTGGCTCTGCCGCCCACCTGCGTCTCGCCCCGGCAGCACCCGCCGCTGGGG cacctcGAGCCCCAGGCTGCCTTTGGGGCAGAGGGGCCGGCGCCGGAGCCCGCGCCAGCGCCGCAGCCCGCGCCAGCAGCTGCCGCTGCGTCCCCTCCACGCGGCCCACCGGAGCCCTCGGCCACCGACGAGCCGGGGCCCAACGCCGCCCTGCCGCGGCAGAGCTCCCGGTCGGGGCCGCCGATGGCCGTGGCACAGCTGCCGCCAGCTGCGAGCGGGCCGGGCCCTGCAGTGCAGCCTCAGGCGGCCGCCACGATGCAGCCAAGCGCCGTGGTGCAGCCCATGGACTCAGCGCAGCCGCAGGCGGTGCCCGCGATGCAGCCGATCGCTGCGATGCAGCCAGCGGCCGCAATGCAGCCCCAGACGGTTCCTGGGATGCAGCAAGTCGCAGCAATGCAGCCACAGACAGTTGCTGCAATGCAGCCAcctcccccagcacagccagcggtTCCGATGCAGCCACAGACTATCCCCACGATGCAGCAAGTCACCGCGATGCAGCCGCAGCCACTGCCTGTGATGACACAGGTAGCCGTGATGCAGCCGCAGCCACTCCCTGTGATGCAGCCGTCAGCCGTGATGCAGCCACAGGCATTTTCTGGGATGCAGCAAGTCACTGCGATGCAGCCGCAGACACTCCCTGGGATGCAGCCGGTTCCCCCAATGCAGCCGCAGACGGTCGCTGGGATGCAGCCGTCAGCTGTGATGCAGCCGCAGACAATCCCTGAGATGCAACAAGTTGCTGCAATGCAGCCGGCGGCCACACTGCAGCCCCAGACAGTTCCTGTGATGCAGCCGGTTCCCCCAATGCAGCCAATCCCCACGATGCAGACGGTTCCCGCGATGCAGCCCCAGACGGTTCCCGCGATGCAGCCGATTCCCGCGATGCAGCCGCAAACGCTCCCTGCGATGCAGCCCGCTCCTCCAGTGCAGCCGATCCCCACCATGCAGCCGCAGGCGGTTCCTGGGCTGCAGCAAGTCACCGCGATGCAGCCGCAGACGCTCCCTGAGCTGCAGCTAGTTGCAGCGATGCAGCCGGCAGCCGCGATGCCGCCGGCCTCAGGGATGCAGCCGGTTCCCACCGTGTGCCCACCACCAGCCCTGCCCTTCGCTGCCCTGTCTGAGGGGGCCCTGCCGGAGCAGGAGCCGCCAGGCGACTGCGTCGGCCCTACGCCAGAGCCGCCGGGCTTTGCTGCCTTCCCGGGATACCCGCCGGAGCCGGTGGCCTTCCTGCAGCCCGGCTACGTGCCCTGGAGCCTCGCCAGCGCCATGGCCGCCCCGCACCCGGGGCAGGAGGCTGCGCAG GCCTCGCAGCCGGAGCAGCCGGCGGCAGCTGCGGCAAAGCCAGAGGCGGCCTCAGG CCCTGACGGTGCTGCCGCCCCAGGCGGCCACGAGCCTGCCGGCAGCAAGGCCGAGCGCGGCAGGCAGCGCCGGGCCTCCTGCCCCCGGCCGGATAAAGGCGCCCGCTTCCAGCTGACGGTGCTGCAG gTCTCGGCGCCAGGGGACAACACGGTGGAGTGCCAGCTGGAGACCCACGACAGCAAGATGGTGACGTTCAAGTTCGATGCCGATGGGGACGCCCCTGAGGACATCGCTGACTACATG GTCGAAGACAACTTTGTGCTGGAGGGCGAGAGGGAGAAGTTTGTGGAGGAGCTGCAGGCTATTGTGGCGCAGGCACGGGAGATCCTCCGTGGTcccccctccgcagccccccaG GCAGGGCTGCCTGAGCCGGCACAGAGCGCCCCGGCCAGCG GCGAAGGCGCCCCCCAGTCGTCCCCCGTTGGCCGCTGGCGCTTCTGCATCAACCAGACCATCCGGAACCGTGAGGCTGCGGGTCCCCCAGCGCCCAGCCGCG GTCCGGAGGAGCCTGCGCTGAGCCGGCCATCCCCGGAGCCGCTCAGTGCTAGGGCTGCGGAGACGGAGGCACCCGGGGGGCCGGAGCCATCTGTGCCCCGAGGCTCACAGCCAGATGTCCTCCGAGGTCCGGAGACGTTCCTCCCCCGCAGCTTGGAGACGTCTGTGCCCCGAAGCTTGGAGCCAGATGTCCCCCAAGCCCTGGAGACATCCATCCCTCAAGGTCTGGAGATGTTCATGCCTCGAGGCTCAGAACCAGACATTCCCCAAGGTCCAGAGACGTCTGTTCTCCGAGGTCCAGAGACGTCCATGCCCCAAG TCTGGAGACATCCATCCCTCACGGTCTGGAAATGTTCATCCCCCAAGTTCCGGAGATGTCCGTACCCCAAGTCCCAGAGCCATCTGTGCCCCAAGATCCAGAGCCGGATGTCCCACAAGCCCCAGAGACGTCCGTGCTGCGAGCGGTGGAGCCAGAGGCCGCCGCAGCCCGGGAGCCGGAGGAGGTGCcggggcaggagctggaggcGTCAGACAGCGAGGGCCCGCCAAAGCGGGGCTTCGCCGACACCGGCATCCGGACGTTGGACGAGAAGCTGCGGACGCTGCTGTACCCAGAGCACGGCTGTGGCGAGAGCCAGCGGGACGGCCCCGGCCTCGAgtcgccttcctcctcctcctcctcagagagCCTCGGCAGCCCCCCTGGGCGCCAC GAGCCGCTGCCACCAGAGAGAGCCgagggctgcgccgccgccgccgctgcaccgccaccgccgccacgcCCCGGAGCCGCGTGCCcacaggcagcaggag GTGGTGGCAGTGCCCGCGCGAAGGGCGGAGGAGCCAGCAGGCACCCAGGCGGCGCTGGGCAGCCCCCCGGGGGGCTCGGGGTCGGACAGCGAGGCCTCGGCGGCCCCCCCGGGTGGGCCGTGGTGCCCTGGCTCTGGCGCCCACTCGCCCTCATCGCCCATGAGCAGCGACGGTGACTCCGAGCTTGAGGACGAGGACCTCCaggctgagctgcagcagctgcgaGAGAA GCACATCCAGGAGGTGGTGACACTGCGGGCACAGCAGgaccaggagctgcaggagctctACACCCGCCTGCGGGCCCTGCGGGATGCCCGGGGGGAGCCTGGTGAGGCTGGgctgccccccgcctccccccgccggccccgggccctcAAGAGCAAGGCCCGGGGGCGCctgccggccccgggccccgACACCAGCTCTGCGTCCACAG AGCGCAGCGGTGGCAGCTTTGCGCCGGTTCCCCCCTCCTCCTGCACCAGCGACTCTCAGCGCCCAAGCAGCTCCCGGGACCCGGCCCCGCCAG AGCCCCGCCGGGCAGCACCAGCCACCAAGAAGGGCCTCTTCACAGATGACTTCCATCGGCTGGTGGACGAGTGGGCGCGGGAGACGGCAGGCACCCCTGGCCCCAAACCCAGCCTCAACCAGCTCCGGCAGagccggggccgcccggagccCGATACCAGGGCCAGGACCGCCGAG GGCGCGTCCTCGTGGGTGTCCACCCTGGCGCAGCTGCGCGGTGCCCTGCCACCCGCCCTGGCCTTCACCggcacgccgccgccgccccctggGCTGCCCCCCTGCGGCCCCTTCCCGCCCCGGTGGGCCCCGGCACCCCCACCCGGATCCCTGGGCCCGGTCCTGCATGGCGCCAGTTGCCCCGTCCCGCCGGGGCCTAAGTGA
- the WNK3 gene encoding serine/threonine-protein kinase WNK3 isoform X3: MATDSGEPGGGGGTEQPRAASPEAPAAAAPERKRFFRKSVELVEEEQQRAAVVERGPEARGDGGGGREKAKQDIEEEAEMKAVATSPGGRFLKFDIELGRGAFKTVFKGFDTDTWVEVAWCELQDRKLTKAEQQRFKEEAEMLKGLQHPNIVRFYDSWESTLKGKKCIVLVTELMTSGTLKTYLKRFKVMKPKVLRSWCRQILKGLHFLHTRTPPIIHRDLKCDNIFITGPTGSVKIGDLGLATLMRTSFAKSVIGTPEFMAPEMYEERYDESVDVYAFGMCMLEMGTSEYPYSECQNAAQIYRKVTSGIKPASFNKVTDPEVKEIIEGCIRQNKAERLSIRDLLNHAFFAEDTGLRVELAEDDGGRDSSLALRLWVEDPKKLKGKHKDNEAIEFSFNLDADVPEEVAYEMVKSGFFHESDSKAVAKSIRDRLALVRKTRERRQADERRDPPGRGVPGGPESEDTEVDQHVRQQLLQQGLGHAAADGLSENSTVPDTSALATAEPPGPAECLYLPPLAGCYQGLPNLGCPPPVALPPTCVSPRQHPPLGHLEPQAAFGAEGPAPEPAPAPQPAPAAAAASPPRGPPEPSATDEPGPNAALPRQSSRSGPPMAVAQLPPAASGPGPAVQPQAAATMQPSAVVQPMDSAQPQAVPAMQPIAAMQPAAAMQPQTVPGMQQVAAMQPQTVAAMQPPPPAQPAVPMQPQTIPTMQQVTAMQPQPLPVMTQVAVMQPQPLPVMQPSAVMQPQAFSGMQQVTAMQPQTLPGMQPVPPMQPQTVAGMQPSAVMQPQTIPEMQQVAAMQPAATLQPQTVPVMQPVPPMQPIPTMQTVPAMQPQTVPAMQPIPAMQPQTLPAMQPAPPVQPIPTMQPQAVPGLQQVTAMQPQTLPELQLVAAMQPAAAMPPASGMQPVPTVCPPPALPFAALSEGALPEQEPPGDCVGPTPEPPGFAAFPGYPPEPVAFLQPGYVPWSLASAMAAPHPGQEAAQASQPEQPAAAAAKPEAASGPDGAAAPGGHEPAGSKAERGRQRRASCPRPDKGARFQLTVLQVSAPGDNTVECQLETHDSKMVTFKFDADGDAPEDIADYMVEDNFVLEGEREKFVEELQAIVAQAREILRGPPSAAPQAGLPEPAQSAPASGEGAPQSSPVGRWRFCINQTIRNREAAGPPAPSRGPEEPALSRPSPEPLSARAAETEAPGGPEPSVPRGSQPDVLRGPETFLPRSLETSVPRSLEPDVPQALETSIPQGLEMFMPRGSEPDIPQGPETSVLRGPETSMPQVPEMSVPQVPEPSVPQDPEPDVPQAPETSVLRAVEPEAAAAREPEEVPGQELEASDSEGPPKRGFADTGIRTLDEKLRTLLYPEHGCGESQRDGPGLESPSSSSSSESLGSPPGRHVSHGSSAGPGRGTAGGGGGGAGLGPRSLQEPLPPERAEGCAAAAAAPPPPPRPGAACPQAAGGEAEELRPGAAGGRFGEPPGADGPPPRCGTAAGSFRRGRFQVVAVPARRAEEPAGTQAALGSPPGGSGSDSEASAAPPGGPWCPGSGAHSPSSPMSSDGDSELEDEDLQAELQQLREKHIQEVVTLRAQQDQELQELYTRLRALRDARGEPGEAGLPPASPRRPRALKSKARGRLPAPGPDTSSASTERSGGSFAPVPPSSCTSDSQRPSSSRDPAPPEPRRAAPATKKGLFTDDFHRLVDEWARETAGTPGPKPSLNQLRQSRGRPEPDTRARTAEGASSWVSTLAQLRGALPPALAFTGTPPPPPGLPPCGPFPPRWAPAPPPGSLGPVLHGASCPVPPGPK, translated from the exons ATGGCCACTGACTCCGGGGAGCCTGGTGGTGGCGGCGGCACGGAGCAGCCCCGAGCAGCCTCCCCGGaggctcctgccgccgccgctccaGAGAGGAAGCGTTTCTTCCGCAAGAGCGTGGAACTggtggaggaggagcagcagcgcGCGGCGGTGGTGGAGCGGGGCCCAGAGGCGcggggcgacggcggcggcggccgggagaaGGCCAAGCAGGACATCGAGGAGGAGGCGGAGATGAAGGCAGTAGCCACCTCGCCAGGCGGCCGCTTCCTCAAGTTCGACATCGAGCTGGGCCGTGGCGCTTTCAAGACCGTCTTCAAGGGCTTCGACACCGACACCTGGGTGGAGGTGGCCTGGTGTGAGCTCCAG GACCGGAAACTGACCAAGGCTGAGCAGCAGCGCTTCAAGGAGGAGGCCGAGATGCTCAAGGGGCTGCAGCACCCCAACATCGTCCGCTTCTACGACTCCTGGGAGTCCACGCTCAAGGGCAAAAAGTGCATCGTCCTTGTCACCGAGCTCATGACGTCCGGCACCCTCAAGAC gTACCTGAAGCGCTTCAAGGTGATGAAGCCCAAGGTGCTGCGGAGCTGGTGCCGGCAGATCCTCAAGGGACTGCACTTCCTGCACACCCGCACGCCACCCATCATCCACCGCGACCTCAAGTGCGACAACATTTTCATCACCGGCCCCACCGGCTCCGTCAAGATCGGCGACCTGGGCCTGGCCACCCTTATGCGCACCTCCTTTGCCAAGAGCGTCATCG GTACCCCCGAGTTCATGGCGCCAGAGATGTACGAGGAGCGCTACGATGAGTCGGTGGACGTCTACGCCTTCGGCATGTGCATGCTGGAGATGGGCACCTCCGAGTACCCATACTCCGAGTGCCAGAACGCTGCCCAGATCTACCGCAAAGTGACCAGT GGCATCAAGCCAGCCAGCTTCAACAAGGTGACGGACCCAGAGGTGAAGGAGATCATCGAGGGCTGCATCCGGCAGAACAAGGCAGAGAG GCTCTCCATCCGCGACCTGCTGAACCACGCGTTCTTCGCCGAGGACACGGGCCTGCGCGTGGAGCTGGCGGAGGACGACGGGGGCCGTGACTCCTCGCTGGCGTTGCGCCTGTGGGTGGAGGACCCCAAGAAGCTGAAGGGGAAGCACAAGGACAATGAGGCCATTGAGTTCAGCTTCAACCTGGACGCCGACGTCCCCGAGGAGGTGGCCTATGAGATG GTGAAATCCGGCTTCTTCCACGAGAGCGACTCGAAGGCGGTGGCCAAATCCATCCGAGACCGGCTGGCGCTGGTGAGGAAGACGCGGGAGCGGAGGCAGGCCGACGAGCGGCGGgacccgccgggccggggggtgcCCGGCGGCCCTGAGAGCGAGGACACTGAGGTGGACCAGCACGtgcggcagcagctgctgcagcagggcctAGGCCACGCCGCCG CCGACGGCCTCTCCGAGAACAGCACCGTCCCCGACACCTCTGCTCTCGCCACTGCGGAGCCACCGGGTCCAGCTGAGTGCCTCTACCTGCCACCGCTTGCCGGGTGCTACCAGGGG CTGCCGAACCTGGGCTGCCCCCCGCCAGTGGCTCTGCCGCCCACCTGCGTCTCGCCCCGGCAGCACCCGCCGCTGGGG cacctcGAGCCCCAGGCTGCCTTTGGGGCAGAGGGGCCGGCGCCGGAGCCCGCGCCAGCGCCGCAGCCCGCGCCAGCAGCTGCCGCTGCGTCCCCTCCACGCGGCCCACCGGAGCCCTCGGCCACCGACGAGCCGGGGCCCAACGCCGCCCTGCCGCGGCAGAGCTCCCGGTCGGGGCCGCCGATGGCCGTGGCACAGCTGCCGCCAGCTGCGAGCGGGCCGGGCCCTGCAGTGCAGCCTCAGGCGGCCGCCACGATGCAGCCAAGCGCCGTGGTGCAGCCCATGGACTCAGCGCAGCCGCAGGCGGTGCCCGCGATGCAGCCGATCGCTGCGATGCAGCCAGCGGCCGCAATGCAGCCCCAGACGGTTCCTGGGATGCAGCAAGTCGCAGCAATGCAGCCACAGACAGTTGCTGCAATGCAGCCAcctcccccagcacagccagcggtTCCGATGCAGCCACAGACTATCCCCACGATGCAGCAAGTCACCGCGATGCAGCCGCAGCCACTGCCTGTGATGACACAGGTAGCCGTGATGCAGCCGCAGCCACTCCCTGTGATGCAGCCGTCAGCCGTGATGCAGCCACAGGCATTTTCTGGGATGCAGCAAGTCACTGCGATGCAGCCGCAGACACTCCCTGGGATGCAGCCGGTTCCCCCAATGCAGCCGCAGACGGTCGCTGGGATGCAGCCGTCAGCTGTGATGCAGCCGCAGACAATCCCTGAGATGCAACAAGTTGCTGCAATGCAGCCGGCGGCCACACTGCAGCCCCAGACAGTTCCTGTGATGCAGCCGGTTCCCCCAATGCAGCCAATCCCCACGATGCAGACGGTTCCCGCGATGCAGCCCCAGACGGTTCCCGCGATGCAGCCGATTCCCGCGATGCAGCCGCAAACGCTCCCTGCGATGCAGCCCGCTCCTCCAGTGCAGCCGATCCCCACCATGCAGCCGCAGGCGGTTCCTGGGCTGCAGCAAGTCACCGCGATGCAGCCGCAGACGCTCCCTGAGCTGCAGCTAGTTGCAGCGATGCAGCCGGCAGCCGCGATGCCGCCGGCCTCAGGGATGCAGCCGGTTCCCACCGTGTGCCCACCACCAGCCCTGCCCTTCGCTGCCCTGTCTGAGGGGGCCCTGCCGGAGCAGGAGCCGCCAGGCGACTGCGTCGGCCCTACGCCAGAGCCGCCGGGCTTTGCTGCCTTCCCGGGATACCCGCCGGAGCCGGTGGCCTTCCTGCAGCCCGGCTACGTGCCCTGGAGCCTCGCCAGCGCCATGGCCGCCCCGCACCCGGGGCAGGAGGCTGCGCAG GCCTCGCAGCCGGAGCAGCCGGCGGCAGCTGCGGCAAAGCCAGAGGCGGCCTCAGG CCCTGACGGTGCTGCCGCCCCAGGCGGCCACGAGCCTGCCGGCAGCAAGGCCGAGCGCGGCAGGCAGCGCCGGGCCTCCTGCCCCCGGCCGGATAAAGGCGCCCGCTTCCAGCTGACGGTGCTGCAG gTCTCGGCGCCAGGGGACAACACGGTGGAGTGCCAGCTGGAGACCCACGACAGCAAGATGGTGACGTTCAAGTTCGATGCCGATGGGGACGCCCCTGAGGACATCGCTGACTACATG GTCGAAGACAACTTTGTGCTGGAGGGCGAGAGGGAGAAGTTTGTGGAGGAGCTGCAGGCTATTGTGGCGCAGGCACGGGAGATCCTCCGTGGTcccccctccgcagccccccaG GCAGGGCTGCCTGAGCCGGCACAGAGCGCCCCGGCCAGCG GCGAAGGCGCCCCCCAGTCGTCCCCCGTTGGCCGCTGGCGCTTCTGCATCAACCAGACCATCCGGAACCGTGAGGCTGCGGGTCCCCCAGCGCCCAGCCGCG GTCCGGAGGAGCCTGCGCTGAGCCGGCCATCCCCGGAGCCGCTCAGTGCTAGGGCTGCGGAGACGGAGGCACCCGGGGGGCCGGAGCCATCTGTGCCCCGAGGCTCACAGCCAGATGTCCTCCGAGGTCCGGAGACGTTCCTCCCCCGCAGCTTGGAGACGTCTGTGCCCCGAAGCTTGGAGCCAGATGTCCCCCAAGCCCTGGAGACATCCATCCCTCAAGGTCTGGAGATGTTCATGCCTCGAGGCTCAGAACCAGACATTCCCCAAGGTCCAGAGACGTCTGTTCTCCGAGGTCCAGAGACGTCCATGCCCCAAG TTCCGGAGATGTCCGTACCCCAAGTCCCAGAGCCATCTGTGCCCCAAGATCCAGAGCCGGATGTCCCACAAGCCCCAGAGACGTCCGTGCTGCGAGCGGTGGAGCCAGAGGCCGCCGCAGCCCGGGAGCCGGAGGAGGTGCcggggcaggagctggaggcGTCAGACAGCGAGGGCCCGCCAAAGCGGGGCTTCGCCGACACCGGCATCCGGACGTTGGACGAGAAGCTGCGGACGCTGCTGTACCCAGAGCACGGCTGTGGCGAGAGCCAGCGGGACGGCCCCGGCCTCGAgtcgccttcctcctcctcctcctcagagagCCTCGGCAGCCCCCCTGGGCGCCACGTGAGTCATGGGAGctcggcagggccgggccgggggacggcggggggcggtggcggcggggctggcTTGGGACCCCGCTCTCTGCAGGAGCCGCTGCCACCAGAGAGAGCCgagggctgcgccgccgccgccgctgcaccgccaccgccgccacgcCCCGGAGCCGCGTGCCcacaggcagcaggag GCGAGGCGGAGGAGCTGCGGCcaggggcggccgggggccggtTTGGGGAGCCCCCTGGTGCGGACGGGCCCCCCCCGCGGTGTGGCACGGCTGCGGGGTCCTTCCGGCGCGGGCGCTTCCAG GTGGTGGCAGTGCCCGCGCGAAGGGCGGAGGAGCCAGCAGGCACCCAGGCGGCGCTGGGCAGCCCCCCGGGGGGCTCGGGGTCGGACAGCGAGGCCTCGGCGGCCCCCCCGGGTGGGCCGTGGTGCCCTGGCTCTGGCGCCCACTCGCCCTCATCGCCCATGAGCAGCGACGGTGACTCCGAGCTTGAGGACGAGGACCTCCaggctgagctgcagcagctgcgaGAGAA GCACATCCAGGAGGTGGTGACACTGCGGGCACAGCAGgaccaggagctgcaggagctctACACCCGCCTGCGGGCCCTGCGGGATGCCCGGGGGGAGCCTGGTGAGGCTGGgctgccccccgcctccccccgccggccccgggccctcAAGAGCAAGGCCCGGGGGCGCctgccggccccgggccccgACACCAGCTCTGCGTCCACAG AGCGCAGCGGTGGCAGCTTTGCGCCGGTTCCCCCCTCCTCCTGCACCAGCGACTCTCAGCGCCCAAGCAGCTCCCGGGACCCGGCCCCGCCAG AGCCCCGCCGGGCAGCACCAGCCACCAAGAAGGGCCTCTTCACAGATGACTTCCATCGGCTGGTGGACGAGTGGGCGCGGGAGACGGCAGGCACCCCTGGCCCCAAACCCAGCCTCAACCAGCTCCGGCAGagccggggccgcccggagccCGATACCAGGGCCAGGACCGCCGAG GGCGCGTCCTCGTGGGTGTCCACCCTGGCGCAGCTGCGCGGTGCCCTGCCACCCGCCCTGGCCTTCACCggcacgccgccgccgccccctggGCTGCCCCCCTGCGGCCCCTTCCCGCCCCGGTGGGCCCCGGCACCCCCACCCGGATCCCTGGGCCCGGTCCTGCATGGCGCCAGTTGCCCCGTCCCGCCGGGGCCTAAGTGA